The Oryza sativa Japonica Group chromosome 11, ASM3414082v1 DNA window ACTCGTCGTACATCTCGGGGGCCATGAACTCCGGCGTGCCGATGACGCTGCGGGCGGAGGCGCAgccgcggaggacggcggcgaggccgaggtCGCCGATCTTGACCTGGCCGAGGTGGCCGTTGACGAAGATGTTGTCGCACTTGAGGTCGCGGTGGATGACGCCGCGGGCGTGGAGGTAGGCGAGGCCGCGGAGGATGGCGCGCGcccaggcggcgacggcgcgtcgGCTGACGCGCGGGTAGCGGAGGCGGTAGGAGCGGAGGGTGCCGGAGGAGAAGAGCTCGGTGATGAAGTTGAAGGTGCGGCGGGAGGGGTGGACCCAGGAGGCGTGGAAGGCGATGATGGCGTCGTGGCggaggtcggcgaggaggcTCACCTCCGCGTACATGCGGTGGAGGGCGTCCGGGGTGCGGAGGACGTCGGAGATGGTGGCCTGGTTCCACGCCACCTCCACCCCCCGCAGCTCGTCGAACCCTCGGTACACCGTCTTCATCGCACCCTTCCCCAGCACCTCCGACAACTGCACACATATTGTATACAGtacaaaatttgaacaaatttcgatagaaccgaaatttcggaaatctCAGGCCGAAAAGGTTGAAATTTCAACAAATTTTGGTTAAAGTTTAGTTAAAATTTGCTTACTTAAAaacaagaattttttttcagccaaattaatttcatattgGGGGGGGGGAAATTCTTCAAGTTTCTGAAATAGCAGAAAGTACAAAACGAAATTTCTGATATATCTGAAATACCAGAAATATGCATGCCAGCACAAAgcgaattaattaatttatctatatattGTCAAGCTAGCCAGACTACTTTATTCTGAATTGACAAGTTTAATTTTGATTCGAAATGCTTGCTTTCACTAAATTCTAAATATTTTATACTTCGTgcagtttaaaaagtttttgaaacaAACATGCTTGCATATGTAGAGAAAATATATACTTACAGATCATGAGCACATGGTCAGAAAACAATATTATTGTGTATTGTACTACACTAGAAAGTGCAATTAATGAATTGCTTTTCTTCAAGAGAATGagataaattttatttatttatttatttattgtagtGCACTTTTATAGTcatcttttaaaatttaattttacatGGGATTTAAAAATCTTATATAAGTTTTATTTTCATAATGTTCTGAAGTGAAAAATGCAGATTCCAAACGGGTTTTTGCTACAGTAATGTCTAGAAAATCTCTAGTCAAATAAAATCAACACTTTTGAGTTACGAGAACCAATTTGGCACCTCAATTAACTACTCTCCCTAATTTAGCACTAAACAACCAGTACTTCTGATCAAAAGTTAAAATTACTATACATATAAAAAGTTAACTCAAAGTAGTGGGTAGTTGtcaaatttataaaagtaaGACACTTTTGCAAAAAGCTCACATAACTACAAATAAGTTGCCGGTAAGTACACCTCTAACCCTAGAGAAACTACTGAAAAAGATGAACTAATAAAGTTGCCAATACGTCTTCATCCCACTAAGAAAAAGGTGAGCGGATCGTATCAAATCGTTGGGCATGAGCATGACCAGACAGGGCATATACTCCACTCTTGAAACTTTTTCAACATCTGATTATTGGCAGATTGACACATGGAACATGCTTATCTATTCAGATCAAATCCAACATATTAGGAAACTGAATGCCAACCAAACAACAACTCTAGCTTGTTTGATAAGGAACACCTTACCTTCCCTGATTGGATTGGAAGAGATCATAATCGAATTCTCACTCATCATCTCAAATTTATGATGCACTTCCGTTATTTGaccaaatatagaaaaaaatgatgTTATCTTTCAGTACAGCAATGGCTTAGGATTAACAACGAAACCTCAAACCTGATATGTTTCAATGCGCAATATTCAATTGTCCTATGCAGCCCATAGATAGCAGCAAAAGCCAAATGGATACGATGAAAGTACTAAAGACACAATAATTGTGTCTTGCATAGTTTAGAGGTGTTAGCTCCGATGTGTACATCAACATGGAATCTACTCTAGAAAATTATGCTAAAGAACATAAAGCCTACATGCTTTTCTGAAAGAGAATGAAGCCAACATGTTTTAACTGATGCTTACAACGTGTATTGAAATGTAATTACCAAGTACCAGCCCACATCTAAAGAACATGATAGAGCTGAACAACTAAACTCATGCATGATAGGCACAATCCATGTCCAAGTAGAATCAAAAGCAactaactgatttttttttcttttgaacgaAAAAGCAATGAACTGAATTGACCCTGAATAGCTCGGAATTGCTTGCTGATCATTTGGCAATCATGATAAGATTGAACTTTGAAAGGAAACAAGTCAAATTTCTCtttggaagaagaagaagaagaagtgaaTAAATTACCCGGCCATAGCGCCCAGTTGGGTCGGTCTCGACGTATCCATTCCTGTTGTCGCCCACCACCGAGCTTCTCTCCGACGTCCGGCCACCGCACCGCCGTGCACCGGACATGCTCGGCCACCGTCGTCGGCGAGCAACAGCTTACTTAATCAGTTGCTGTATATATATGCTGGAGTATATGTGGATTCAGCCTAGCTGATCGAGTGCTAGAAGATGCTGAACTGCTTGGCGTGGCAGGAGAAGAAGACGACGCGGAAGAGGAGCCAGGCGAGGAGGGAGCAGTCGATCCACGCCATGGACGCCTCCGAGCAGCACGTCCCTGCACTCATCTGACGCCGACAAGCCACTACTTAGGCACCTCCTAACGCaagcgacgcgacgcgacgcgaggtGAGGCCGGAGAATTTTGGAAGAAATTAAACTGGCACGCCACGAGCTAGCAGAAATAGGGCGATAGCTACAGACAGACAGCTCCGGTTGAGTGATGGAATTGGATGCCTCCAATATAAATCCTGATCAAATCAAGCACGCAGGGGATTCTCTTCCACCGTGCAATTTTGAGTGGAATTCGATTCTATCAATCGGCCTCAATTGTGGCGTGCTTTCAGTATGTCACTTTTTGATGCTGATGAGACACGTACTACGCTCACTCTGTTGTGTAGTAGTACAGAGGAATATAAACCTTGGATTTCTACTGACGAAGTGACGAGAGGGAAAAAAAGTTCAGAAATTCAGGTCTCGATTGTCACCTGGAAGCTGGAAAGATAGATTGATTGATGAGAGCAGCTGTGACTATATGTGGAAGGAGTGAGCCTAGCTAGTCTAGTGATTGCTGAACTTGCTGATCTTGAGAGCTTGAAATTAGTTACATGGAGAGGAAGGAGACAGCTGCTGATCTGAATTTGAAGAATCTATGCCTTGAAAAATCCATTTGAGCAAGAAATGCAGGATTTTGAGAGGCTTTGAGCTATCTATGTAGAAATGATACAAGTCAGAAACAAGTAGCTAGCTttttgagctgcctgtgggcaTGCAAGTATCAGACAAATTGTTGAATAAGGAAGGATTGTGAATGGGAATGTGAAGGAAGAATTCTTTGTGTTATCCTGCTTAAGATTGGAGAGGATGGACAAGAGTTGTGGTTGCTTGACAATTCAGATGTGcagagggaagaggaggaaaggTTGGTTACGTTGGAACAGCACAAGACCAACCACAACTGAATTTTCAGAATATGTTCACATGATCCGTATTTGACTTTGCTTATTTTTTCGTAAAAAATCTGACATATTCTTTTCACGTTTTATCTTAGCTTAAGTAATGTCAGGGGTATCTTATATActcttattttgaaaaaaaaaacacctttgaGTATTCACAAATTTTAGACCATGCCTAATAAATTGTTATAAATGGTAGTATTCCTTTCCTTGACTAGACTGAATATTGTATCTTGAATTCAGACAAACGATcatttctcttttcctttttctatctTCATTTTGGGTTTCAGGTTCTCCTTCCTGGAGTCCTTGTCATGTCCAACCTCCCTTGTAGGCCAGGGTGCTAGTAACACCACCACCGGCTTCAACCTGAACACACACTTCTCCTAAGATTGACacctaattaactaattaaataGTACTTtccccgtttcacaatgtaagtcattctagcatttaccacattcatattaatgttaatgaatctaaatcattaacatcaatatgaatatgagaaatgttagaatgacttacattgtgaaactaaATGAGTAGTATTAAAAAGTAAGCATCTTCAGACTACTTGAGGAGTACTTGataggtttttttctttttagataatggattacaGGAATACATAGACTCAAGTAGTCCACAACTAAAggaacaacaaaataaaaagaaagaaaagaaaagagactaAGCTTATATATACTCATATTTGTTTTTCTCTTAAAAAGAAACAACACGAACCTTCAAACTATGTTAACCTTTATACACATAGGAAAGCGCATGATTTGGGAGAAAGGAGTCTATTATGCATGTCAAAACACTCATGCTAACAAAAACTGACAAGTTATCTTGCTGCAACCATTTGGAACTATAGAAaaattctctttttttattaggAAGCGGACAGGAGCTATGCCATTTCAACTTTAGAAAAATTCTATCCCAGCTCTCATGACACTTGGACAAAAACTCAGCATACGAGTGGTTTAGAATGAGAACAGGCAAAATGGATCTGGGTCCCAATGATGGCCGATGACAATCAGCTTGTCTCTCAATAATTCAGAAAGATCCGATCTAAAGATCAAAAGGTATTATCCACTAGCAGGATGCTGCGACAGATTTAGCACAAAGTCAACGATTCAATTATACATTTTTTAAATGCAATTTTGGTGCGTTTTtcagagaaaaggaaaaggactcCTAGAGTGATACATCATCAGTCGCCAGGATAAGGATTGACTGGTTCATTCTTCTATGGATTTTGTGAATGGTTCATTCTTGTATGGATTTTGTGAACTTAAATTCAATTGTTCATGAGacaataactttttttaaacaaaagggCAGTACATAAATTTCATAATATCACAAGTATTTCTCGTGGAAATgaacctgatttttttttactttgtctCGTACTTATAAAAAGCTAATGTAAGAGCTGGAAAACAAACACGTGTGCCACAATTTGTTGATTTTACCGAGAATTGTCCTCCGAAACGAGAATTATTTATACCGTCAATTAGTTCAGAAACaaaatatacttcctctgtttcacaatgcaagTTATTCTATCATTTTCTACAtccatattgatattaatgaatctagacatatttatctatctagattcattaacatcaatataaatgtgaaaaatactagaatgacttacattgtgaaacggagggagtacatcttaGGCTCATTTTTCTTCAGCCCCTCAGagttaggccgagtttagttccaaacgttttattcaaacttccaacttttccatcacatcaaaattttcctacacacacaaacttccaacttttccgtcacatcgttccaatttcaaccaaacttctaattttaacgtgaactaaacacacccttagacaAAGGGTAAGTAACCTGCCCTTAAACTCTAGTAGGAGTATTTGTCAACCCAAATTAATACCCTAAAGTAAGAACGAAGGACCACACATTAGCGAGCTGAGCTTTGACTTCTTCAGCTTTCTGAAGTTGACTACAATAATTGATCTGCCAAATCTATTTATTTCCCAGCCACCAAAGCAAAATATAAGAAGTGATATAATTGGGTATCAATACAATAATTCATGTAGTTTAATGCTACCATCAGAaatattttatagaaataattgTAAGATTGTTACGACGTAGAGTGGCATCTAGTGTGAAATCATATAACAGAAATAGCGTCTGTGACTAGCGGTAATTAATTTTTTCGGCTAATCATCCAATCAAAAACTCCAAACATGTCCTTGAGTACTGCCCTGCTTTGACAGTCTTATCTTTTATCAAGATGGGGTTCAGGATTCGTCTAATTGTATTTCCATCGAGAGTTTGAAGTTTCCCATCTTGAAAGCGACATGACTTCAACTTTAGTCTGCTTTACTACCTAAGCtcttgaaaaatattagaaaTCGGCCTTAAACTACAAAAGCGTACATTTCACGACCTCAAACTTCTCAAGATACCCCATTCAAACCAAAACCACCTTGGTTTGCTTACGTGGCGACTGAACATCTCAAGACTTTGCCATCTCATCACTACATTGGGATCTTACTGACATGGAGCTATGAAAAACTTGCTAAATGGCTACTCCGATTTAACAGAAGAGCAAAACCATGCTAATCAAAACGTAAATAGCAATCATGGTTGTGTTACTCAAAATCATACCCCTTTCTCTTAACCTGGAGCCGAGCTAACAACAGCAGAGCAAAACTATGTTACAAGTCAAATtagttacaaaaaaaaaaagacatgtgaAGCACAACAGGCAAAGTAAAAGGATCATTTTTACTCTGAGCTAGTATAGACTAACTAAACTGCTTCTATGAAGACAGTAAATCTAGTGAAAGTTTCGTACATATCTATCCCCTATAACTACCCATTGCTTGAGGCAGCAAATGTTACTTCAAACAGTGGGGCCTTTCAACAGAAGGCCTCTCCAAACCAAAACAGAGCACACTCAATGAGCCCTCCAGTAACTGGAATGCTCATGAGGTCAAAACAACAGAGCAAGACACAGCTCACCTCTTTCTAGCATTTCTTGACTTCACCACACTTGTTCCCTCTTCAAGGGGGCAAAGGTGAAGATAACATAAGTAGCTACATTGTGCTTCTATCTTTCCTCCATATTTCCTTTGCAGGGAATGTTATGGCAGAGCAAGCTGCGATGCATCAGCCTtctgggctttttttttttcttttttggaaagCAACAGCAAGGGTGAATTGAAGATAGGAGAATGTGAAGTTAATGATAGGATGTACATGATGGATGATGTTTGTCTTGCGGAACAACCCCTGCTATTGTTGCACCAAGCGCTCGCACCATTTATCAGTATCTTTCTTGGACCAAGTTGTCTCTGATATGCAATGAACTATATGGCATCAACTAGATAGCGGTGGGAAATCACCGTTGTCCTTGAGATGATATGGCTGAGCATTCCTGTAAATTGTTTAATGAGGAATTATGCAACATAATTTCTTAAAAATTCATTAGAACTGAATAGGTTAAGTTACAAGGTGAATGAGGTAATAaggaaaagaggggaaaagagcATTTTCATTTTCAATAATGCTTTTCATGTTTAGATTGAAAATACTGATGATTGCCATACCATATTTTTTTGGAGAATGCATGTGGACCGCAATTTCTCTTTAGGAAATTATTAGTTATGGCATGACTCTGATAAACACTTGACGTTGACACGTTGTTGACTTTGACAGCTAAAAAAAGGAAGCATACTTACCTCATTTGATTAGAACTAATTCCAGGATTATTTGCCAGAGACATAGGGCTTGCAGACGCTGAAGGTTGGCTGTCGGAAGCAGTATTCAATCTGTTAATACCAAGCTCTTGGGATGTAACTTCCAAAGGCAATGCTCCCAAGGTCCCAAACTCAAGTTTCTTAGCTGGAGGCTGAATAAAACCATTGCCATGCACAATTTCCCTTGGAGCTTCCGAAGATGGAGAAGGTATTGATATGCGCAGTGAAGAGGGGATTCCCAAGTCATTTGCATCAGGATCATAAATATGTCTCAATTCCTCCGAAGGAGTCAAATCTGCTGACATATCAGCTCTACCGTAGTGGTGTGGTCTTTGATGGTTATGTGGCAGGAAATGAGTTTTTCCCCTTCCGCCTCGTCCAGAAGGTGATCTGTCTTTGGACAAGTTCTACAAATCGAACAAGGTGAACAAAGTCAGCAAAACACAAGGCAGCACCTCAAAATGACACAAATATAATGGCTAACCCTGCAAAATGAAAAAAGCTCTGCAGCAGAAACATAAAACTAATGGGGGTATGCTCTATACTATATTCTATAGTATGGCCAAATCCAACAATGAAAAATTCtcacaaaatatagcaacttttgaacggatgggacacatcctagtactacgaatctggacaaaagttgttatattttgggtcAGAGGGAATAGTAAATTATTGAATCATGCATTGATATGCATAGTATGTGAAAAAAAGTGCCAAAAGTTCACACAAAATGAGGTTTAAAGTTGTACTTGTTAGAAAGAATAAGGATATACTATTCACAAATGTGCATCTTCCTTAGCAATTTGAGTTATATAGAAGGTGTATTATCTACCACTTGTGCCAAACCTAGACTCTTAGATGGTTCACAAAGCTCAAGGAATTCTATGTGCATAACACGCTTAATAATATGAACATAAGATCATGAAAGGAGGAACATACTGGGTTAGGGAAGTATGTGCCAGTTCCACGAGCTCGATTTGAATCATCAATTTGACTATATGGCCTCATAATTAAATAACCTGGTGGACAAGGAGCAGGGCCTATTCCATTTGTACCAGCATATCCATACACATTATTTCTGCTATGACCATTTGATGATCGCCTATTCTGATATCGTGCAGGTGGAGGGGAGGGTATTGGATAGTACACTGGACCAAATGGATAATATTGGTTCATTGGATAATCTTGGTGGAACCCTTGAGCATAGAGAAGATTATTAAAATTTGTTGTGTAGTCTCCAGTGAGATCTGACCAATTGCTATCGATGGTACCTCTATCATCATTATCCACCTCTTCAAAGGACTGGTGGGATCTGCCTGCATAACTCACTGTTGACATTCCATGGTGTGATGGGTTTGTGCCATACTTTATGCCAGCTTTCGTACCACTTTCTGACTCATTAAAGAGATCCAGTGCGTCATGACCTTCCTCAGATGGCAAGCTATGTGCTCCGGTAATTGATGGTGATGCGGGCTCACAAGAGTCACTGCCATTCGTCATACCAGTTGAATTAGTAGCTGCAGGATTTGTTGCTTTGCTTGCCAGCAAGCCACCAGAAACAGACTTCCTTTCCTTGTTCTCAGCCACATAATTCCATCCATTTTGCCTTAGTGACCCATGGTTGCTGGAATCTGAAATGCTGATGTTATTGAACTCATCAGATAGATCACCAAAGGAATTATTACTGTATAAAGGCGAACTATCGTTGTCGGCTCTTTCACCATTGAAGTCCAGAGCTATTTCTTGCACATCTGGCCTTACCCTACTGCAGTGTCTCTTCAATGTGTTCCTGAAGAATTGATTCACTTCATCCATAGTAAAATTGTCAGGCACTTGAATAATCTTCCCAAGCTTCCGGGCACCAAAATCAAATGCACTGCGTATCCGGAGGAAGTTACCTGTGCTTTGCACAACGGGATCAGGCCAGGTAAACTAAATGACAAAATACTATGTCCATAGCGACTTGAATAATGTTGAGGACAAAACAAATAGCACTGCAACAGCTTAATGCACATAAGCAATTGTGCAGTATAGCAAAAGGAAGTTATGCATGTGAGCAAATACCCATGTAACAAACAACAATTGAATGACTAACTTACAGCATGTCAGTAAGCAGCATGTATGGTATTAAAGTAAGGTGGTCCAGGGGCACGTCGCATACACTGGCATGCAAATATCCAATGTACTAAGTGTTACTGCTTAGTTAAGTGGCATAGAGTTTCTTTTGTGCTTAATTGTTCTAAAATCTCTTGGCCCATGGATAAATAGCTTGTGAACTAGGGGGCGCAGCGACAATTTATCCCTTTTGCATGCACAGTAAATGCCCAAAAACTAAGCTATCTGGAGCataagtactaaaatttgacaagTAAACAAGCATTCTTCCCTGAGAGACCAATCATGGGATGAAGATGAATTTGAAAACAACTGTGAAGTTACAACAAACAAGTTGACACATCAATTTTTCCAAAATTGACTAAAGTTGTGATATTTCGAAGACTAATCATCCAATCCTACCATCAAAACACATGATCTAGATGTAAGAAACAAACCTTTGCTGACACTGCGCCCTAGATTGTTACTCTGCTTCAATGGATCCACTATGTTGAAAAATTTTCGGGGAAAGACCTGAGTATTTTTCTCAGAGTTTCTAGGAAGTACAGTAAACCACTGCGCACATTCCTTGAGAAAGTCCTCTCGCATAGTAAAATCATCATTAACAGTGTCTGGAGAGTCagctgtgaaaaaaaaataaagtttgcATGaccaatgaaaaaaagaaaacttccAATCACAAAAAAAAGAGGTAACATATCAGACCACATCCACTTACTAACTAGCTCAGGCAGGGAAGACAAGGAAATAGGGCCATACAAGCTTATACCCTTATTGTCCCAGTCAAATTTGCTATAGTAGTCCAGAAACCTATAGAGAACCTGCAGAAAACATAGAGTAATTTATGGCAACGTATGTAGGGTGTCAGAAACAAGAACTTTACTAATGCTGCAGAATAGTTGGAAGTCAGAACTTACAGCTAGTGGACCATCCAATGTTCCATGGAAGAGATGGAAAATATATAACACCAATATCTCCAATGCATAGGTAGAAATTAATCCATGGTGAGCACCAAGAATGCGGCTTTCATAATAACACCAAGCTTTTATCAGCATTATACTTCTCTTGAAAAGGtggtatttttcaaatttttgatCAACCTGCAAAACGTAATGGTTATAGATATATTTTCCCCTGAGCAGTCTGACCTTAAAGAAATCATCTTCCAACTGTTGAACCACACAAGGAAGTACAACGGACCTAGCTTGTGATAAATTAGACCGAGATAGATCTGCAGTTTAAGGAAGAGAACTGGCAACTGCATATTTGTTGCAACTTTTCAAACATTACCTTCTCGAGAAAACAAAGGGTACACAGTCCACCAAACTGATTGAATGAGATGTCTACAATGATGTTTTGAACAATGCATTTCACCAACTTGACCTGCCATCAGAAAGACTTATTTTAGACAAACATGATGCCATCAGAAACATTAACAATGTGCGAGAACACGTAAATCTATGTTGAAGCATGCATTAGTTGTTAAATGACAATAGAGCACAGTGGTGGAAAGTTTACTTGATCACTATTgactatttatttttattgctaGCAGTGAAATATTGAGATATGCACAGGCTTCATTGATGTCATGTGAATACGATGGATTTCTCTATTGTTGTTTCCCGTTTTATAGTAGGATAAGAATACTGCGAAATGTTTGATTGCAGCTATAAGAAGGggagtaaaagaaaaaagaaaagaattcatGTATTAATGAATCACATGGATGGTTTCATGTGATCTTATATAATAAACACAATAGATAAGCACACATAAGTAGACACCACTACCAGAAACATAAACGCATATGAATTAGACACTAACTAATATATAAACTAAAAAACAAAGAGCATCAAGAGAAAAACCTCTGCATGAATATATTGGACATCCTTGACTTCAAATTCAGCGTCTTTCCTTGCCTCTTCTGATTCTAAAACAGCCTGTACTTGTTTTGCTAAAATTTCATCACTTGAATGGCCAAAGGCAGTCAAATCAATATCTCCATCAGGAAGATAAGTTTTCAACGGAACAGATCCAAATGGAAAGACCTGTGCTTTACAGAAAGAAAAAGGTTAAAGTTGTAGTTTTTAATAGCACGATGTCGGATGattcaacacacacacacagagagagagaccaGTGCTCGCAGAGGACTAAAAGCGCAAGCAATAATTCTTTTTCAAGTATTGTAcataagtcacaacaaaatcAGAGAATCCCATATTGCCTATCTAATGCCATGCCAATTCCTAGGGTTGAGCACTAAGGAGCACTCCTCATAGAACAACTAGCAGTGAGCATGTTATGCACCATTGGAACATGTGTTTGGCTCCTAAAGAACATGATGCCAAGGTAGTAAACATATCACATATTACATGAACgatattaaataaataaacctCAATTTTCTATGCAGTTTTCAGTATTGATTTGTCAGATGTACACCTCACAGTGGCTAAGGGTTCCAGTTAAGAATTGGATTGAAATAAAGCAATAAACTGCttgttttctgattttttttgtttgacttcttttctatttttattattcACCTTTGTCTTGAAAATTCGTGATCTACCAAGTGCATCTGTGCACGACAGTAATTCTAGTAATTAGGTATAAACAAAGGTTGAAAAGGCATGGTTTGGCACATCAAAGAATAGACCATGTACGCGTTTGATGTCTATTATTGCCATAATTAACAGTTTGATATTAGCTCCATCCGCACATAGTGTAGCTTAAACAGGTCCGTGAACAACAAGTATGAGCAACGATGTGGATGACTTGCTTGCTGATACTAGACATGGTGGACACACACCAGACAGTAACATATACTTGGCAAAGTAGTATTGATATCGGAACATATGCTTAGGTGCTAATGCAAGATTGCATACAGGtacgttttcctttttttggatGCCTCGTACATGCTCTATAGTTGTTCAGTGAATATTCTACAAATCCCCTAAAATACACTATGGTCACCAGATCTCTTGTGTTTGACATGAACAAAGATCCAAAATAACTAACCATATAACAGGAAGGAAGTACTCCTTactaaactaaaaaaaaaactatgccaGTTTCCCGCCACGGTCTGGAGGTGTTACAGTAGACTTTTCCCTATTCCATTTTCTTGTGAGCACAGATATAGTAGAGAAGAGGCACTTATCCAAAAGGAGCATACAAGATGAGCAAGCTATGGAGACCCAGGTCATAAAAAAGGACACTAAAGTGCATATACCATATACCCAACTCTCCAACCCAGTACCTGCAAGTTAACTGTCGTTAAATGCAGGACATTAACATGTGTCGATATATTATTGTTTTGCATAATTAGATTATCAGATTTATGCTGCTGAAAATCAAGCCCAGTTATGACAAGGGATATCAAAACATTCATAGGGAATAAACATTTAACACCTGCGACCCTGGCCGCGGGAAGTATTTGTATTTATATGAACTTGTACATCAGTTTGGCGCTATCGCTAGTGTTAGCAAAATCATACT harbors:
- the LOC4349599 gene encoding uncharacterized protein; its protein translation is MVDNQGCSPALEPVPTPPNPDPSSISPEAWDPLEAAAGAVVARIQPNPPSEDRRAAVIAYVQHLLRCTVGCQVFPFGSVPLKTYLPDGDIDLTAFGHSSDEILAKQVQAVLESEEARKDAEFEVKDVQYIHAEVKLVKCIVQNIIVDISFNQFGGLCTLCFLEKVDQKFEKYHLFKRSIMLIKAWCYYESRILGAHHGLISTYALEILVLYIFHLFHGTLDGPLAVLYRFLDYYSKFDWDNKGISLYGPISLSSLPELVTDSPDTVNDDFTMREDFLKECAQWFTVLPRNSEKNTQVFPRKFFNIVDPLKQSNNLGRSVSKGNFLRIRSAFDFGARKLGKIIQVPDNFTMDEVNQFFRNTLKRHCSRVRPDVQEIALDFNGERADNDSSPLYSNNSFGDLSDEFNNISISDSSNHGSLRQNGWNYVAENKERKSVSGGLLASKATNPAATNSTGMTNGSDSCEPASPSITGAHSLPSEEGHDALDLFNESESGTKAGIKYGTNPSHHGMSTVSYAGRSHQSFEEVDNDDRGTIDSNWSDLTGDYTTNFNNLLYAQGFHQDYPMNQYYPFGPVYYPIPSPPPARYQNRRSSNGHSRNNVYGYAGTNGIGPAPCPPGYLIMRPYSQIDDSNRARGTGTYFPNPNLSKDRSPSGRGGRGKTHFLPHNHQRPHHYGRADMSADLTPSEELRHIYDPDANDLGIPSSLRISIPSPSSEAPREIVHGNGFIQPPAKKLEFGTLGALPLEVTSQELGINRLNTASDSQPSASASPMSLANNPGISSNQMRNAQPYHLKDNGDFPPLSS